A region of Candidatus Auribacterota bacterium DNA encodes the following proteins:
- a CDS encoding superoxide dismutase has protein sequence MPGKMIETTVVRMRHVLMNVALCLGMVISPLNVFSHCEIPCGIYDDAMRLAMIEEDIATVEKSMRQIVELSGQKEKNLNQIVRWVNNKEHHANRIQDTVCQYFMTQRVMPVDPKDARGCADYVKKLTLLHEILVCAMKAKQSTDVEIVKKLRSLLESFRAAYPGAPAR, from the coding sequence ATGCCGGGAAAGATGATTGAAACGACGGTCGTGCGGATGAGGCACGTTCTCATGAACGTCGCGTTGTGCCTGGGGATGGTGATCTCTCCGCTGAACGTTTTTTCCCACTGTGAGATCCCCTGCGGTATATACGACGATGCGATGAGACTCGCGATGATCGAGGAGGACATCGCCACTGTCGAGAAATCCATGAGGCAGATCGTGGAGCTCTCCGGGCAGAAGGAGAAGAACCTGAACCAGATCGTACGGTGGGTGAACAACAAGGAGCATCACGCGAACAGGATTCAGGATACGGTCTGCCAGTACTTCATGACGCAGAGGGTAATGCCGGTTGACCCAAAGGATGCACGCGGGTGCGCCGACTATGTAAAGAAGCTCACCCTCCTCCACGAGATTCTCGTGTGTGCGATGAAGGCGAAGCAATCGACCGACGTTGAGATTGTGAAGAAATTGAGGTCGCTCCTCGAAAGCTTTCGCGCCGCCTATCCGGGCGCGCCCGCTCGGTGA
- a CDS encoding phosphoribosyltransferase family protein: MFRDRKDAGQRLGRALAEYRNQGALVLAIPRGGAEVGFEVAAHLNADFSLIVSRKLPFPDNPESGFGAIAEDGSTFIYKDAASWVPWEAVERIARQQRQEIARRIEVLRGGRPLPTIKGRVVILVDDGIAMGSTMRASIMLCKKKGAKKIVVGAPVAGADVAGEIRRIVDEVVILEIPRFFHAVAQVYRNWYDLVDEDVFNILERWEKRRKGAGHAGKDD; this comes from the coding sequence ATGTTCAGGGACAGGAAGGATGCGGGCCAGAGGCTCGGGCGGGCACTCGCGGAGTACAGGAACCAGGGCGCGCTGGTCCTCGCCATCCCGAGGGGCGGCGCTGAGGTCGGCTTCGAAGTCGCGGCGCATCTGAACGCTGACTTTTCACTTATCGTGTCCCGGAAGCTCCCCTTCCCCGACAATCCCGAGTCGGGTTTCGGCGCGATTGCGGAAGATGGGAGCACCTTCATCTATAAGGACGCGGCGAGTTGGGTGCCGTGGGAGGCGGTCGAGCGGATCGCTCGCCAGCAGCGGCAGGAAATCGCGCGGCGGATAGAGGTGCTGAGAGGTGGCAGACCCCTGCCGACGATCAAGGGCCGCGTGGTCATACTGGTCGACGACGGAATCGCCATGGGGTCAACCATGCGGGCGTCGATCATGCTCTGCAAGAAAAAGGGAGCGAAGAAAATTGTCGTCGGCGCGCCTGTGGCGGGAGCAGACGTGGCCGGGGAGATTCGCCGGATCGTGGACGAGGTCGTGATCCTGGAGATCCCACGGTTCTTCCATGCGGTCGCGCAGGTCTACAGGAACTGGTACGATCTCGTAGATGAGGATGTTTTTAACATTCTCGAGAGGTGGGAGAAGAGGAGAAAGGGGGCGGGCCATGCCGGGAAAGATGATTGA
- a CDS encoding YbhB/YbcL family Raf kinase inhibitor-like protein → MRLCCFMVAAILPCACHGAQEQPATVKGGGEMKLSLTSEAFQEGGMIPRKYTCDGPDVSPPLAWSPVPAGAKSIALICDDPDAPMGTWVHWVVFNLPGDASGVPEGISPRENLENGARQGVNDFGRIGYGGPCPPRGTHRYFFKLYALDVKLDLSGRVTKERLLRGMEGHILAEGHLMGKYKR, encoded by the coding sequence ATGAGGCTCTGTTGTTTCATGGTCGCCGCGATTCTGCCCTGTGCGTGTCACGGGGCGCAGGAGCAGCCGGCCACGGTGAAAGGAGGCGGGGAGATGAAACTCTCGCTCACGAGCGAAGCGTTTCAAGAGGGGGGCATGATTCCCAGGAAATACACCTGCGACGGCCCTGATGTGTCTCCACCGCTCGCGTGGAGCCCGGTCCCCGCAGGCGCAAAGAGCATCGCGCTGATATGCGATGATCCGGATGCGCCGATGGGCACATGGGTCCACTGGGTCGTTTTCAACCTGCCCGGTGATGCGAGCGGCGTGCCCGAAGGTATTTCCCCGAGGGAGAATTTAGAGAACGGCGCCAGGCAGGGCGTGAATGATTTCGGCAGGATCGGCTACGGCGGGCCCTGTCCCCCCCGTGGCACGCACCGATACTTCTTCAAGCTCTATGCCCTTGATGTGAAGCTCGATCTCAGCGGGAGGGTGACGAAAGAACGGTTGCTGAGAGGGATGGAGGGGCATATCCTCGCCGAGGGTCATCTGATGGGAAAATATAAGAGATAA
- a CDS encoding TlpA disulfide reductase family protein has translation MSGNGGRGMCVLLVAMAVCLFPAALYSQVAGLSAAAPGGTEKAPDFSLKDLKGTEVKLSDSKGRAVLLVFSATWCPYCRREVPELKKLHDRFKDKGLDVIMVDVQESQKKVASFAAKYEIPYRVLLDEEGKVARQYQVRGIPDQVLIGKEGAIICRRCPSVEKEIEKLLK, from the coding sequence ATGAGTGGAAACGGGGGGCGTGGGATGTGCGTGCTGCTTGTGGCAATGGCCGTTTGCCTTTTCCCCGCAGCGCTCTATTCCCAGGTGGCGGGACTGAGTGCCGCAGCGCCGGGCGGCACGGAGAAGGCGCCTGACTTTTCCCTCAAGGATCTCAAGGGAACCGAGGTGAAATTGAGCGACTCTAAGGGAAGGGCGGTGCTCCTGGTGTTCAGCGCAACGTGGTGTCCCTACTGCCGCAGGGAGGTTCCTGAGTTGAAGAAGCTCCACGACCGCTTCAAGGATAAAGGGCTCGACGTGATCATGGTGGACGTGCAGGAGAGCCAGAAAAAGGTCGCTTCGTTCGCGGCGAAGTATGAGATCCCCTATCGCGTGCTCCTGGACGAGGAGGGGAAGGTCGCGCGGCAATACCAGGTCAGGGGCATACCGGACCAGGTGCTCATCGGCAAGGAGGGAGCGATCATCTGCCGGAGATGCCCCTCGGTTGAGAAGGAGATCGAGAAGCTGCTGAAATGA